The following proteins are co-located in the Sphingomonas donggukensis genome:
- the hmgA gene encoding homogentisate 1,2-dioxygenase: MMADQHYTPGFANHIATEAVPGALPVGRNSPQKTPFGLYAEQLSGTAFTAPRSENRRSWLYRLRPTANHPAFTLYDGAPDLKSAPFDDVPPSPNRLRWDPLPYPDAATDWIDGLVTYGGTGSVAEQTGVGIHLYAATADMQRAFFSADGELLIVPQEGALHIETEMGRIDVAPLSIALIPRGVRFRITLPDGKARGYVCENYGALFRLPDLGPIGANGLANPRDFETPAAWYEDSDAPCDVIQKFQGGLWRTRLDHSPFDVVAWHGNLAPCRYDLTRFNTINTVSFDHPDPSIFTVLTAPSDTPGTANCDFVIFPPRWMVAEDTFRPPWFHRNVMSEFMGLITGAYDAKEGGFAPGGASLHNQMNGHGPDQASYEKAVAADLKPHKIDGTMAFMFETRHVVRPTRWASEAPTMQLDYDDVWSGFAKAQLPR; encoded by the coding sequence ATGATGGCAGACCAGCACTACACCCCCGGCTTCGCCAACCACATTGCGACCGAGGCGGTGCCCGGCGCTCTGCCGGTCGGGCGCAACAGCCCGCAGAAGACACCGTTCGGGCTCTATGCAGAGCAACTGTCCGGCACCGCCTTCACCGCGCCGCGTAGCGAGAACCGCCGCAGCTGGCTCTACCGCCTGCGCCCGACCGCCAACCACCCCGCCTTCACCCTCTATGACGGCGCGCCGGATCTGAAGTCGGCGCCGTTCGACGATGTGCCGCCCTCCCCCAACCGGCTGCGCTGGGATCCTTTGCCCTATCCGGACGCGGCGACCGACTGGATCGACGGGCTCGTCACCTACGGCGGCACCGGAAGCGTCGCCGAGCAGACCGGGGTCGGCATCCACCTCTACGCCGCGACCGCCGACATGCAGCGGGCGTTCTTTTCCGCTGACGGCGAGTTGCTGATCGTGCCGCAGGAGGGCGCGCTCCACATCGAGACCGAGATGGGGCGGATCGACGTCGCCCCGCTGTCGATCGCGCTGATCCCGCGCGGTGTGCGATTCCGCATCACCCTGCCCGATGGCAAGGCGCGCGGCTATGTCTGCGAAAACTACGGCGCGCTGTTCCGCCTGCCCGACCTCGGGCCGATCGGCGCCAACGGCCTGGCCAATCCGCGCGATTTCGAGACTCCGGCGGCGTGGTACGAGGACAGCGATGCCCCGTGCGACGTCATCCAGAAATTCCAGGGCGGGCTGTGGCGGACGCGGCTCGACCATTCGCCGTTCGACGTGGTGGCGTGGCACGGCAATCTGGCACCGTGCCGCTACGACCTGACGCGGTTCAACACGATCAACACCGTCAGCTTCGACCATCCCGACCCGTCGATCTTCACCGTGCTGACCGCGCCGAGCGATACGCCGGGCACCGCGAATTGCGACTTCGTGATCTTCCCGCCGCGCTGGATGGTGGCGGAGGACACGTTCCGCCCGCCGTGGTTCCACCGCAACGTGATGAGCGAGTTCATGGGCCTGATCACCGGCGCCTATGATGCGAAGGAAGGCGGCTTCGCGCCGGGCGGCGCGTCGCTGCACAATCAGATGAACGGCCACGGGCCCGACCAGGCGAGCTATGAAAAGGCGGTCGCGGCAGACCTGAAGCCCCACAAGATCGACGGCACGATGGCGTTCATGTTCGAGACGCGCCACGTCGTCCGCCCGACCCGCTGGGCGAGCGAGGCGCCGACGATGCAGCTCGACTATGACGACGTGTGGTCGGGCTTTGCCAAGGCGCAGCTGCCCCGGTGA
- a CDS encoding Rieske (2Fe-2S) protein, with translation MSDAARVYATPPGVKLGPIDQVADGKARNFVLQLRAGRFHGFVVRRGDGVVGYVDRCPHMQVPMAQRLDEYLTPDGSLIACSWHGALFRVEDGVCVGGPCAGQALTPWPVAVVDGGIVTA, from the coding sequence GTGAGCGATGCGGCTCGGGTGTACGCCACTCCGCCGGGGGTAAAGCTCGGCCCGATCGATCAGGTCGCCGACGGCAAGGCGCGCAATTTCGTGCTCCAGTTGCGCGCCGGACGATTTCACGGCTTCGTGGTGCGGCGAGGGGATGGGGTGGTCGGCTATGTCGATCGCTGCCCGCACATGCAGGTGCCGATGGCGCAGCGGCTGGACGAGTATCTGACCCCGGACGGATCGCTGATTGCGTGCAGTTGGCACGGGGCGCTGTTCAGGGTCGAGGACGGGGTGTGCGTGGGCGGGCCGTGTGCGGGGCAGGCGCTGACGCCGTGGCCCGTCGCGGTGGTGGATGGGGGAATCGTGACGGCTTGA
- a CDS encoding 3'(2'),5'-bisphosphate nucleotidase CysQ: MADLTAAVAGIAREAGALALAKWRTDFRRWEKSPGNPVCEVDLEVDAMLRARLEALLPEAGWLSEETLDNAARLASERVWVVDPIDGTRDYVRGRPGWAVSIALVERGVPVIGVLDAPARDEVWIAERGNGATRNGASIRVANRDSLAGARVPADSLPRVDADLAMVPKPNSIALRIAMVAAGKADLVATVRWGHEWDVAAAALIATEAGATVSDAFGDPLAFNTHDARAFGVLAAAPGIHAAAVERLAERARAAV, encoded by the coding sequence GTGGCTGACCTGACCGCGGCGGTCGCGGGCATCGCGCGGGAGGCGGGGGCGCTGGCGCTCGCGAAGTGGCGCACCGACTTCCGCCGCTGGGAGAAATCGCCCGGCAACCCGGTGTGCGAGGTCGATCTGGAGGTCGACGCGATGTTGCGGGCCCGGCTGGAGGCGCTGCTGCCCGAGGCCGGCTGGCTGTCCGAGGAGACGCTCGACAACGCCGCGCGGCTGGCGAGCGAGCGGGTGTGGGTGGTCGATCCGATCGACGGCACCCGCGATTACGTGCGCGGGCGCCCCGGTTGGGCGGTGTCGATTGCATTGGTAGAGCGCGGCGTGCCGGTGATCGGCGTGCTCGACGCGCCGGCACGAGACGAAGTGTGGATCGCCGAGCGGGGCAATGGCGCGACCCGCAACGGAGCGTCGATCCGGGTCGCCAATCGAGACTCTCTGGCCGGCGCCCGCGTCCCCGCCGATAGCCTCCCGCGCGTCGATGCCGACCTGGCGATGGTGCCCAAGCCCAATTCGATCGCACTCCGCATCGCGATGGTGGCGGCAGGAAAGGCCGACCTGGTCGCGACGGTACGCTGGGGCCACGAATGGGACGTCGCCGCCGCCGCGCTGATCGCGACCGAGGCCGGCGCCACGGTCAGCGACGCATTCGGCGACCCGCTAGCGTTCAATACCCACGACGCGCGCGCGTTCGGCGTGCTCGCGGCAGCGCCCGGCATCCACGCGGCGGCGGTGGAAAGGCTGGCGGAGCGGGCGCGGGCGGCGGTGTAA
- a CDS encoding TldD/PmbA family protein, translating into MLTPAQATDTAAAIVARARAAGADAADAVFAADAATAVQVRMGALEDVGRAESAELGLRVFVGHRSASVSTSDLSDDALATLVDRAVAMARLAPEDPWAGLAPADRLLTGIKPDLDLDDHGDPAPDALKARALAVEEAARSVPGVTMSDGASASASRVTIALATSHGFSGGYSLSSYNASASVLAGETGAMERDYATHTVRHLSMLDAPEAIGRLAGERVAARVNPGRIQGGAMPVVFDRRIAGGLIGALLSAISGAAIARQTSFLLHALGTPVLPKGVHILDDPHRPRGLRSKPFDGEGLPVSPTRIVDDGVLQTWLMDSAAARQLGLEPTGHASRGVSGSPGATATNVHLTAGATPRATLIGEIDRGVLVTEVIGHGVNGVTGDYSLGAAGFLIERGEITRPVSEFTIAGNLKAMFLALTPASDLEFRGSMNAPSLRIDGMMVAGG; encoded by the coding sequence ATGCTGACGCCTGCCCAAGCCACCGATACCGCCGCCGCCATCGTCGCGCGCGCCCGCGCCGCCGGGGCCGATGCCGCCGATGCCGTGTTCGCCGCCGACGCCGCGACCGCGGTGCAGGTGCGGATGGGCGCGCTGGAGGATGTCGGTCGCGCCGAAAGCGCCGAACTTGGCCTGCGCGTGTTCGTCGGCCATCGCTCGGCCAGCGTCTCCACCTCCGACCTGTCCGACGATGCGCTGGCGACCTTGGTCGACCGCGCGGTCGCGATGGCGCGGCTGGCGCCCGAAGACCCCTGGGCCGGCCTCGCTCCCGCCGACCGCCTGCTGACTGGCATCAAGCCCGACCTCGACCTCGACGACCACGGCGACCCCGCCCCCGACGCGTTGAAGGCACGCGCGCTCGCGGTCGAGGAGGCCGCGCGGTCGGTGCCGGGCGTCACGATGAGCGACGGCGCGTCCGCCTCCGCCTCGCGCGTCACCATCGCGCTGGCCACCAGCCACGGTTTTTCCGGCGGCTATTCGCTCAGCAGCTACAATGCCTCCGCCAGCGTCCTCGCCGGCGAAACCGGCGCGATGGAGCGCGACTACGCCACCCACACCGTCCGCCATCTGTCGATGCTCGACGCGCCCGAGGCGATCGGGCGCCTTGCGGGAGAGCGCGTCGCCGCGCGGGTCAATCCGGGGCGGATACAGGGCGGTGCGATGCCGGTGGTGTTCGATCGGCGCATCGCCGGGGGACTGATCGGCGCGTTGCTGAGCGCGATCAGCGGCGCGGCGATCGCGCGGCAGACCAGCTTCCTGCTCCACGCGCTCGGCACCCCCGTCCTGCCCAAGGGCGTCCACATCCTCGACGACCCGCACCGCCCGCGCGGGCTGCGCTCGAAACCGTTCGATGGTGAGGGGCTGCCGGTATCGCCCACGCGCATCGTCGACGACGGGGTGCTCCAGACCTGGCTGATGGACAGCGCCGCCGCGCGCCAATTGGGGCTCGAGCCGACCGGCCACGCTTCCCGCGGCGTTAGCGGATCGCCGGGCGCCACTGCGACCAACGTCCACCTAACCGCCGGCGCGACCCCGCGCGCGACGCTGATCGGGGAGATCGATCGCGGCGTGCTGGTGACCGAAGTGATCGGCCACGGCGTCAACGGCGTCACCGGCGACTACAGCCTGGGTGCGGCGGGCTTCCTGATCGAACGCGGGGAGATCACCCGACCCGTCAGCGAATTCACCATCGCTGGCAATCTGAAGGCCATGTTCCTGGCTCTGACCCCGGCCAGCGATCTGGAATTCCGCGGCAGCATGAACGCGCCCAGTCTGCGCATCGACGGCATGATGGTCGCCGGTGGCTGA
- the ubiA gene encoding 4-hydroxybenzoate octaprenyltransferase, with protein sequence MIAPQIVPDTEHRGLVGSLPPRLRAFASLARFDRPIGWWLLFWPGAWSVALAGGAFARWDLILWLLLGSIAMRGAGCVYNDIVDRDLDRQVARTASRPVASGAISVRAAWVWLVILSLIGLVVLLQLHLPAAIVAVASLAPVAAYPFMKRITWWPQAWLGIVFSWAALVGWVEVAGDFGWAAALLYAGGIAWVIGYDTIYALQDVEDDALIGVRSSARALGAGVRGGVAGFYALALLLWGAAIWLVRGDWLALVALLPMALHLGWQVTTLVPADGAGALARFRSNRNAGALMFLACVVVGTTL encoded by the coding sequence ATGATCGCGCCCCAGATCGTCCCCGATACCGAACACCGCGGGCTCGTCGGTTCGCTCCCGCCGCGCCTGCGCGCATTCGCCTCGCTCGCGCGATTCGACCGGCCGATCGGGTGGTGGCTGCTGTTCTGGCCCGGCGCCTGGAGCGTCGCGCTGGCGGGCGGCGCCTTCGCGCGTTGGGATCTGATCTTGTGGCTGCTGCTCGGCAGCATCGCGATGCGTGGGGCAGGGTGCGTCTATAACGACATCGTCGACCGCGACCTCGACCGACAGGTGGCACGCACCGCGTCGCGCCCGGTCGCCAGTGGGGCGATATCGGTGAGGGCGGCGTGGGTTTGGCTCGTCATCCTCAGCCTCATCGGCCTCGTCGTCCTGCTGCAACTCCACCTGCCCGCCGCGATCGTCGCGGTGGCCAGCCTCGCGCCCGTCGCCGCCTATCCCTTCATGAAGCGCATCACCTGGTGGCCGCAGGCGTGGCTGGGGATCGTGTTCAGCTGGGCGGCGCTGGTCGGCTGGGTCGAGGTTGCGGGGGATTTCGGCTGGGCGGCGGCTTTGCTCTACGCCGGCGGCATCGCGTGGGTGATCGGATACGACACGATCTACGCGCTTCAGGATGTCGAGGACGACGCGCTGATCGGCGTGCGGTCGTCGGCACGGGCGTTGGGGGCGGGGGTGCGCGGCGGCGTCGCCGGCTTCTATGCGCTTGCCCTGCTGCTGTGGGGCGCGGCGATCTGGCTGGTGCGCGGCGACTGGCTGGCACTCGTCGCGCTGCTGCCGATGGCGCTGCATCTCGGCTGGCAGGTCACGACATTGGTGCCCGCCGACGGCGCGGGTGCGCTCGCCCGCTTCCGGTCGAACCGCAATGCGGGCGCGCTGATGTTCCTCGCCTGCGTGGTCGTGGGGACCACGCTTTGA
- a CDS encoding DUF2147 domain-containing protein, translating into MPRLPIAMTIVALATAAAPAAPPAPGWAGVWRNASNSVHLRAAPCGRGRDAGMCGTVIWASPKAKADVAARGRTLVGAQLFRDFQPTGDGAWEGEVYVPDIDRSFSGTITLEGRNRLVGEGCLFGGFGCKQQVWTRVVK; encoded by the coding sequence ATGCCGCGCCTGCCGATTGCCATGACCATCGTCGCGCTGGCGACCGCAGCGGCACCCGCCGCCCCGCCCGCACCCGGCTGGGCGGGGGTATGGCGCAATGCGTCGAACAGCGTCCACCTGCGCGCGGCGCCGTGTGGCCGCGGGCGCGATGCCGGCATGTGCGGGACAGTGATTTGGGCGAGCCCGAAGGCCAAGGCCGACGTCGCCGCGCGCGGGCGCACGCTGGTCGGCGCGCAGCTGTTCCGCGATTTCCAGCCGACCGGCGATGGCGCGTGGGAGGGTGAGGTCTATGTGCCCGACATCGACCGCAGCTTTTCGGGCACGATCACCCTGGAAGGGCGCAACCGCCTGGTCGGCGAGGGCTGCCTGTTCGGCGGCTTCGGCTGCAAGCAGCAGGTGTGGACGCGCGTCGTCAAATAG
- a CDS encoding ATP-grasp fold amidoligase family protein, which yields MIASLMAQLADTPELLPLARVSLTYLWRHGKLPDLRAPTTFTELVQHRKLNDRDPRLPMLADKVAVKAHVADRLGGEWVIPTLWHGTRLPDAPQWPAPFVVKSRHGCNQNAFVLDDDIDWPAIRRASRRWMGTRYGGWLDEWLYGAIPRGLLVEPFVGEAGRLPLDYKLYVFGGRVEYIQVHLDRAGAHRWVLFDRDWARVSTPTGDDPAPPVSLSAMIAAAETLGEDIDFVRADFYEIAGRPMFGELTFYPGSGLDPFDPPALDARIGASWLRVRPAPAPASADWGDGVPSAI from the coding sequence ATGATCGCTTCGCTTATGGCCCAGTTGGCCGACACTCCCGAACTGCTGCCGCTGGCTCGCGTGTCGCTGACCTATCTGTGGCGGCACGGGAAGCTGCCCGATCTCAGGGCGCCGACGACCTTCACCGAGCTGGTCCAGCACCGCAAGCTCAACGACCGCGATCCGCGCCTGCCGATGCTCGCCGACAAGGTGGCGGTGAAAGCGCACGTCGCCGACCGGCTGGGCGGGGAATGGGTGATCCCGACCTTGTGGCACGGCACGCGGCTGCCCGACGCGCCGCAATGGCCGGCACCGTTCGTCGTGAAATCGCGCCACGGCTGCAATCAGAACGCGTTCGTGCTGGACGACGACATCGACTGGCCGGCGATCCGGCGTGCGTCGCGCCGATGGATGGGGACGCGCTACGGCGGCTGGCTCGACGAATGGCTTTACGGCGCGATTCCCCGCGGGCTGCTGGTCGAACCGTTCGTGGGGGAGGCGGGGCGACTGCCGCTCGATTACAAGCTCTACGTCTTCGGCGGGCGAGTCGAATATATCCAGGTTCACCTCGACCGCGCAGGCGCACATCGCTGGGTGCTGTTCGACCGCGACTGGGCGCGTGTCTCGACACCCACGGGCGACGATCCGGCCCCGCCGGTGTCGCTGTCGGCGATGATCGCGGCGGCGGAAACGCTGGGCGAGGACATCGATTTCGTCCGCGCCGATTTCTACGAAATCGCCGGGCGACCGATGTTCGGCGAGCTGACCTTCTATCCCGGCTCCGGCCTCGACCCGTTCGATCCGCCCGCGCTCGACGCCCGCATTGGCGCGTCGTGGCTGCGGGTACGCCCGGCGCCGGCACCCGCGTCCGCCGATTGGGGCGACGGGGTGCCCTCCGCTATTTGA
- a CDS encoding 16S rRNA (uracil(1498)-N(3))-methyltransferase, whose product MPATPAWPPQSTPRLFITEPLAQGAAIRLDGAQAHYLVSVMRTKIGDPVKLFDGTSGEWLGVAESVGKRDLTLVVREQLRAAESVPDLWLVAAPLKKGRIDWLAEKACELGVARLALVETRRTVVDRVNLDRLTAHMIEAAEQCGRTAVPALDPVVKLAAMLRDWPADRALFFADETGGAPALAAMRAHAGPAAILIGPEGGFDSAERDAIRELPQAVGVALGPRILRADTAAAAAVALWMAAAGDW is encoded by the coding sequence ATGCCCGCTACCCCCGCCTGGCCGCCGCAATCGACCCCTCGCCTCTTCATCACCGAACCGCTGGCGCAGGGCGCGGCGATCCGCCTCGACGGGGCGCAGGCGCATTATCTGGTGTCGGTGATGCGGACGAAGATCGGCGATCCGGTGAAGCTGTTCGACGGAACGTCGGGCGAATGGCTGGGCGTGGCCGAGAGCGTCGGCAAACGCGACCTGACTCTGGTGGTGCGCGAGCAGCTGCGCGCGGCGGAGTCGGTGCCCGACCTGTGGCTGGTCGCCGCGCCGCTGAAGAAAGGCCGGATCGACTGGCTGGCGGAGAAGGCGTGCGAACTGGGCGTCGCGCGGCTGGCGCTGGTCGAAACGCGGCGGACGGTGGTGGACCGGGTGAACCTCGATCGGCTGACCGCGCACATGATCGAGGCGGCGGAGCAATGCGGGCGCACCGCGGTGCCGGCGCTCGACCCGGTGGTGAAGCTCGCCGCAATGTTGCGCGACTGGCCGGCGGATCGGGCGTTGTTCTTCGCGGACGAAACCGGCGGCGCGCCAGCACTCGCCGCGATGCGCGCGCATGCCGGGCCGGCGGCTATCCTGATCGGGCCGGAAGGCGGCTTCGACTCCGCCGAGCGCGACGCGATCCGGGAATTGCCACAGGCGGTCGGCGTCGCGCTCGGCCCCCGCATCTTGCGCGCGGATACCGCGGCGGCGGCGGCGGTCGCGTTGTGGATGGCCGCGGCTGGGGATTGGTAG
- a CDS encoding glutamate--cysteine ligase, whose amino-acid sequence MTTKTASATPSPAIESVEQLYASFARGEKPKERWRIGTEHEKFVYSTADHHAPSYDEPGGIRALLGELEQFGWKPVFEGDKVIALSGDDGSVSLEPAGQFELSGAPLENLHQTCAETGRHLKQVKAVGEKLGIGFLGLGMWPDKTRADLPRMPKGRYGIMLDHMPRVGSLGLDMMLRTCTIQVNLDYASEADMAKKFRTSLALQPLATALFANSPFTEGKPNGMLSYRSHIWSDTDPHRTGMLPFVFEEGFGYERYAEYALDVPMYFVYREGRYIDAAGLSFRDFLKGELSVLPGETPTMDDWNDHLSTAFPEVRLKTFLEMRGADGGPWDSICALPALWVGLLYDDGALDAAWDVVKHWTMEEREALRTAVPRLALDAPIPGGGTLRDIAGEVLDIANAGLTARARLNGAGDSEAGFLDPLRAIVRSGKVPAQVLLDRYHGAWGQDVSRVYGEYSF is encoded by the coding sequence ATGACGACGAAGACTGCCTCGGCAACCCCCTCTCCCGCCATCGAGTCGGTCGAGCAGCTCTATGCCAGCTTCGCCCGCGGCGAGAAGCCGAAGGAGCGGTGGCGGATCGGCACCGAGCATGAGAAGTTCGTGTACTCGACCGCCGATCATCACGCGCCGAGCTATGACGAGCCGGGCGGCATCCGCGCCCTGCTGGGCGAGCTGGAGCAGTTCGGATGGAAGCCGGTGTTCGAGGGCGACAAGGTCATCGCGCTGTCGGGCGACGACGGTTCGGTCAGCCTGGAACCCGCCGGGCAGTTCGAGCTGTCGGGCGCGCCGCTGGAAAACCTGCACCAGACCTGTGCCGAGACCGGGCGCCACCTGAAACAGGTGAAGGCGGTGGGCGAGAAGCTTGGGATCGGGTTCCTGGGGCTTGGCATGTGGCCAGACAAGACGCGCGCGGACCTGCCGCGGATGCCCAAGGGGCGGTATGGCATCATGCTGGACCACATGCCGCGGGTGGGGTCGCTCGGGCTAGACATGATGCTCAGGACCTGCACGATCCAGGTGAACCTGGATTATGCGTCCGAGGCCGACATGGCGAAGAAGTTCCGCACGAGCCTCGCGCTGCAACCGCTCGCCACAGCGTTGTTCGCGAATTCGCCGTTCACCGAAGGCAAGCCGAACGGCATGCTGAGCTATCGCAGCCACATCTGGTCGGACACCGACCCGCATCGGACGGGGATGCTGCCGTTCGTGTTCGAGGAGGGTTTCGGCTACGAACGCTATGCCGAATACGCGCTCGATGTGCCGATGTACTTCGTTTACCGCGAGGGGCGCTACATCGACGCCGCCGGCCTTTCCTTCCGCGACTTCCTGAAGGGTGAGCTGAGCGTCCTGCCCGGCGAGACGCCGACGATGGACGACTGGAACGACCATCTCTCCACCGCCTTTCCCGAAGTGCGGCTGAAGACCTTCCTGGAGATGCGCGGGGCCGACGGTGGGCCGTGGGACAGCATCTGCGCGTTGCCAGCACTGTGGGTCGGGCTGCTATACGATGACGGCGCGCTGGATGCGGCGTGGGACGTGGTGAAGCACTGGACGATGGAGGAGCGCGAGGCGTTGAGGACTGCGGTGCCGCGGCTGGCGCTGGACGCGCCGATCCCGGGTGGGGGCACGTTGCGCGATATCGCCGGCGAAGTGCTCGACATCGCGAATGCCGGGCTGACTGCGCGCGCGCGGCTGAACGGTGCGGGCGACAGCGAGGCCGGGTTCCTCGACCCGCTGCGCGCGATCGTGCGGTCGGGGAAGGTGCCGGCGCAGGTGCTGCTCGATCGCTACCACGGCGCGTGGGGGCAGGACGTGTCGCGGGTGTACGGCGAGTACAGCTTCTGA
- a CDS encoding DUF2490 domain-containing protein, translating into MLTAVPAHAQDEDAQLWLQVNASAPLAERVKLTLEQIARIGDRQGGLFQTELGGIVAYRVSDQIELGFGYRRVGFHNGNRSEDENRLRQHIVATFGRLVGRLRVDERFHPGGDEIGFRIRPLLRYNQPLGKGGLKLFISHESFYLPNATRWGQRSGYERMRNSVGFTIPLGKLSSVDVGYLNQYRPGRSGSPAQMDHALSTQLTLSIGSHTSSQVED; encoded by the coding sequence ATGCTGACGGCGGTGCCCGCGCACGCGCAGGATGAGGACGCGCAGCTGTGGTTGCAGGTGAACGCCAGTGCCCCGCTCGCCGAGCGGGTGAAACTGACGCTCGAGCAGATCGCGCGGATCGGCGACAGGCAGGGCGGGCTGTTCCAGACCGAACTCGGCGGGATCGTGGCGTATCGCGTGTCGGACCAGATCGAGCTGGGCTTCGGCTATCGCCGCGTCGGGTTTCACAACGGCAACCGTAGCGAGGACGAGAACCGGCTGCGCCAGCACATCGTGGCGACGTTCGGGCGCTTAGTCGGGCGGTTGCGCGTCGACGAGCGGTTTCATCCGGGCGGCGACGAGATCGGATTCCGCATCCGCCCGTTGCTGCGCTACAATCAGCCGCTGGGAAAAGGCGGGCTCAAATTGTTCATCAGCCATGAGAGCTTCTACCTGCCCAACGCGACGCGCTGGGGTCAGCGGAGCGGGTATGAGCGGATGCGCAACAGCGTCGGCTTCACGATCCCGCTGGGGAAACTGAGCAGCGTCGATGTCGGCTATCTCAACCAATATCGTCCGGGGCGCAGCGGGTCACCGGCGCAAATGGATCATGCGCTGTCGACGCAGCTGACGCTGAGCATCGGCAGCCACACGTCGTCGCAAGTCGAGGACTGA